The nucleotide sequence AACGACTTCGCCGTCGGCCTTGCCGCGGAGGGCGCCCATACACTCGCCCATGAGTGCGGAGAACGCGCCCATGCCCTCCTGCTCGACCTGGTCGGCGTTGCGCTCGACGACGTCCGCGACGGCCGCGCGAACCTCGTCCTCGGAGACGCCGGCGAGACCGGCCGCCTCGACGGCCGCCTCGGGGTCGAGATCGGGGTCCGCGGCGAGCGTCCCGAGCACCTCGTCGACGCCCTCCTTCGCCAGGTCGCCGTCCGCGACCAGCCGGAGGGTGCCGAGCAGGTGGGCGTCGGTGAGGCGGTCGACGGCCACGTCGTCGCGGCGGAGTTCGGTCAAGGTACCCTCCAGCACGCCGGCGGCGAAGGTGGCGTCGACGCCGGCCTCGACCGCCCGCTCGAACAGGGGCATACGCCGGCCGTAGGCTACCTGCTCGGCCAAGCCGGCGTCGAGGTCGTACTCGCGCCGGTACCGCTCGACTTTCTCGGTCAGCAGTTCCGGGCGCTCGACGTCGCTCGGGTCGAGTTCGACCGGCGGCACGTCCGTCTCGGGGTACATCCGCGCCGCGCCGGGCAGGGGCCGGAGATAGCGGGTCGTCCCCTCCTCGGTGGCGTCCCGGGTCTCCTCGGGGACGCCCTCGATCCCCGTCCGGGCACGGTCGGCGACGGCCTCGATGGCCAACTCGGCGGTCTCGGGGTCGTCGGCGACGATGGCGACGGCGTCGTCGGGGCCGGCATCGACGGCCTCGCGGAGCGACGCGACCTCCGCCTCGGTGACGCCGTAGGCGGGGAGTTCGTCGGTGTGGAAGATCCCGCCCGCGCCGTGGCGCTTGGCGTGGTCGGAGAGTTCGGTCCCGAACCGGCGGTCGGGCTGGAGTTCGCGCCCGACGAGGCCGTCGAAGCCGTGGAGCGGGACGGCCCGCACCGCCCCGCCGTCCTCGAGCGCGCTCCGGAGCACGCCGCTGTCGGTGTCGGCGAAGACGTCGGTCACGTCCCGCGGGTCGCCGACCGCGGCGTCGCGGTCGTCGAGTTCGGCCGCGACGTCGAGCAGTTCCACCTGGCGACGCACCTCCAGCCGAACGATCTCGTCGATCTGATCGAGCGCCTGGACGCCCTTGATCTCGACGCGGGCGCCCTCGGCGATGGAGACGTTGACGTCCTGCCGGATGGTGCCGAGGCCGCGCTTGACGGCGCCGGTCGAGCGGAGGAGCATGCCGATCCGCTCCGCGGCCTCCCGGGCCTGTTCGGGCGTGCTGATGTCCGGGCGGGTACCGATCTCGACCAGCGGGATGCCGAGTCGGTCGAGACTGTAGCGGACGCCCGCGTCGGTCTCCTCGACGCGGCCGGCGCTCTCCTCCTCGAGGAGGAGGTCCTCGACGCCCACGGGGCCGGCCGCCGTCTCGATCTGCCCGTCCTGTCCGACCAGGGTGCTCCGCTGGAAACCGGAGGTGTTCGAGCCGTCGACGACGATCTTTCGCATGACGTGGGCCTGATCGACGACCGTCATATCGAGGAGGTCGGCGATCTGCAGGGCCACCTCAAGGGCCTCGTCGTCGATCCTGTGGGGCGGTTCGTCGTCCTCCTCGACGAGACAGGTGGTCTCGAAGGCCAGATACTCGAACTCGCGGTCGACGCGGCTCTCCTCGACCGCCGCCTCGTCGAGTTCCCCGAGTTCGCTCGTGGTCGGGTGGAGATACCGGGAGAACGTCCTGACCGCCTCCTCGGGTTCCCGACGCTCGGTCGGACACGCACAGAACAGTTTCGTCGCGGTGTCGAGTTGCTGGTGAATCTCCAGCCCCGCGACCAGCCCGAGCGCCTCGTAGTCGTACTCGCTCATCGTCGGTATCTCTACCCGGCGAGCCTAAAAGCGTTCAGTCTGCGAGTCGCCGCCGAGCCGGAGCCGTCGCTTTCGGTTCGACCATTGTCGACAACGGACGAAAACGGATACGTCAGCTCCCGAAAACGCGTATACTAAGGAATCTTTATTGGGAAGCGAGCGGCCTTTATATGCGCAAAACATGTCCGAAGACGTCGAACTCCGTCGTACGCAACTCGCGACACCGGCCAGCGATCCCGACTTCATGGAGAGTGCCTCGCGGAGCGACGCCGACGAAGTCTTCCTCGATCTGGAGGACTCCGTGGCGCCGAACGCGAAGGCCGAGGCTCGGGAGCCGCTCATCGAGGCGGCCCAGGAACACGACTG is from Haloplanus salinarum and encodes:
- the gatE gene encoding Glu-tRNA(Gln) amidotransferase subunit GatE; the encoded protein is MSEYDYEALGLVAGLEIHQQLDTATKLFCACPTERREPEEAVRTFSRYLHPTTSELGELDEAAVEESRVDREFEYLAFETTCLVEEDDEPPHRIDDEALEVALQIADLLDMTVVDQAHVMRKIVVDGSNTSGFQRSTLVGQDGQIETAAGPVGVEDLLLEEESAGRVEETDAGVRYSLDRLGIPLVEIGTRPDISTPEQAREAAERIGMLLRSTGAVKRGLGTIRQDVNVSIAEGARVEIKGVQALDQIDEIVRLEVRRQVELLDVAAELDDRDAAVGDPRDVTDVFADTDSGVLRSALEDGGAVRAVPLHGFDGLVGRELQPDRRFGTELSDHAKRHGAGGIFHTDELPAYGVTEAEVASLREAVDAGPDDAVAIVADDPETAELAIEAVADRARTGIEGVPEETRDATEEGTTRYLRPLPGAARMYPETDVPPVELDPSDVERPELLTEKVERYRREYDLDAGLAEQVAYGRRMPLFERAVEAGVDATFAAGVLEGTLTELRRDDVAVDRLTDAHLLGTLRLVADGDLAKEGVDEVLGTLAADPDLDPEAAVEAAGLAGVSEDEVRAAVADVVERNADQVEQEGMGAFSALMGECMGALRGKADGEVVSDVLREEIGKRT